From Ruminococcus sp. HUN007, a single genomic window includes:
- a CDS encoding SLC13 family permease: MISFLRKEPVLSAAAAGAVLSAFFVHPSADYLGYINFSVLILLFCLMMVVAGLMETKLFDVISAAILKSSDSSRTVAMLLVNITFFSAMLITNDVALITLVPFTVGLYNGAGRKCLIPLVVMETVAANLGSMIMPFGNPQNLYIYSQFSMKMSEFSEAVIPYGLVSLALVNIVTFFLIKDMKLTADRTGTAKISSKRNFIIYTVLFAVCVLTVLRILNCYVCLAVVAAVCAFTDHKLFAKVDYFLLLTFVAFFIFVGNLTKIDVISSSLSSVVAGHEFIAGVLASQVISNVPAAVMLSGFTDNAGALLLGVDLGGLGTLVASLASVISWKQYSKAEGADMKKYMAVFSTVNFALLAGLAAVYFTVQTIR, translated from the coding sequence ATGATATCTTTTCTTAGGAAAGAACCTGTTCTTTCTGCGGCAGCTGCAGGTGCGGTCCTGTCTGCCTTTTTTGTTCATCCTTCGGCCGATTATCTGGGGTACATAAACTTTTCGGTGCTTATTCTTCTTTTCTGCCTCATGATGGTCGTGGCAGGGCTTATGGAAACAAAGCTTTTTGACGTAATCTCGGCGGCTATATTAAAAAGCTCCGACAGCTCAAGAACAGTTGCCATGCTTCTGGTAAACATAACGTTTTTCAGTGCTATGCTTATTACCAATGACGTAGCCCTTATCACGCTTGTTCCTTTTACAGTGGGACTCTATAACGGTGCCGGCAGGAAATGCCTTATTCCGCTTGTGGTTATGGAGACAGTGGCGGCCAATCTCGGAAGCATGATAATGCCTTTCGGAAATCCGCAGAACCTGTACATCTACTCGCAGTTCAGCATGAAGATGAGCGAGTTTTCAGAAGCGGTCATTCCTTACGGACTTGTGAGCCTTGCTCTTGTGAACATAGTGACATTTTTCCTTATAAAGGACATGAAGCTTACCGCGGACCGTACAGGTACAGCGAAGATAAGCAGCAAAAGAAACTTTATCATTTACACGGTTCTGTTTGCAGTATGCGTGCTTACGGTGTTAAGAATTTTAAACTGTTATGTCTGTCTTGCCGTAGTAGCTGCAGTATGCGCATTTACAGATCATAAGCTTTTTGCAAAGGTGGATTATTTTCTGCTTCTTACCTTTGTGGCGTTTTTCATCTTTGTCGGAAACCTCACAAAGATAGATGTTATAAGCAGTTCTCTTTCGTCAGTCGTGGCCGGACATGAATTCATCGCCGGTGTACTGGCAAGTCAGGTAATAAGCAATGTTCCGGCGGCTGTAATGCTTTCAGGATTTACAGACAATGCGGGCGCGCTTCTTCTTGGTGTTGACCTCGGAGGACTGGGTACTCTGGTGGCGTCGCTTGCAAGTGTTATTTCATGGAAACAGTATTCCAAAGCTGAAGGAGCCGACATGAAGAAATACATGGCGGTTTTCTCGACGGTGAATTTTGCGCTTCTTGCCGGACTTGCAGCTGTTTACTTTACGGTACAGACGATAAGATAA
- a CDS encoding DUF445 family protein — protein MNYELITAPIIGAAIGTVTNGIAIRMLFRPWKPVFIGKFQLPFTPGLIPKEKPRIAKSIADVIGNNLLDDATIRKSLLSDDIKTKITTALNQKIESLSESTETLSGLLDSKGIMTVVDDKEKSLKDTAGSGIARKMIDMNVASSLLDFAEEELANNSNPLISGFAPKAISSARDSLVKKINDLITEKAPTLISGLIDKEYEKLKDKPVGETIIYLKEKFPDYEEKLWALYSGFIEKYLTNLLKGFNISGIVEQKINEFELPELEKLIMDIARKELNALVALGGLLGFLMGFLNVLLG, from the coding sequence ATGAATTACGAATTGATAACCGCACCGATAATCGGTGCAGCAATAGGAACAGTAACAAACGGAATCGCAATAAGAATGCTTTTCAGACCATGGAAGCCGGTATTCATAGGCAAATTTCAGCTTCCGTTCACACCGGGTCTTATTCCAAAGGAAAAGCCGAGAATCGCAAAATCGATCGCTGACGTTATCGGAAACAATCTTCTCGATGATGCAACTATCAGAAAATCACTGCTTTCAGATGATATTAAAACGAAGATCACAACAGCTCTGAACCAGAAGATCGAATCTCTTTCAGAAAGTACTGAAACACTTTCAGGACTTCTTGATTCAAAAGGAATTATGACAGTTGTCGATGACAAGGAAAAATCACTGAAAGACACAGCAGGCTCAGGCATTGCCAGAAAAATGATCGACATGAATGTTGCTTCCTCTCTCCTCGACTTTGCTGAAGAAGAGCTTGCAAACAATTCGAACCCTCTCATTTCCGGTTTTGCTCCGAAAGCGATCAGTTCCGCCCGTGATTCACTTGTAAAAAAAATAAATGATCTTATCACGGAAAAGGCACCGACACTCATCTCCGGTCTCATTGACAAGGAATATGAGAAACTGAAGGACAAGCCTGTCGGCGAAACGATCATTTACCTTAAGGAAAAATTCCCGGACTATGAAGAAAAACTGTGGGCACTCTACTCAGGATTTATAGAAAAATATCTCACTAACCTTCTTAAAGGCTTCAATATAAGCGGGATAGTCGAACAGAAGATAAATGAATTTGAACTTCCGGAACTCGAAAAACTCATTATGGACATTGCCCGCAAGGAGCTTAATGCCCTTGTAGCACTTGGAGGTCTGCTCGGTTTCCTCATGGGATTCCTGAACGTACTTCTCGGATAA
- a CDS encoding purine-nucleoside phosphorylase, producing MNAMYKKLQSCLKSIREKTDFVPEVGLVLGSGLGDYADSIKQVASVEYKDIEGFPVSTVKGHKGRFVFGYVGEVPVVIMQGRVHYYEGYAMTDVVLPVRLMGMMGAKKIFLTNAAGGVNENFHAGDFMIITDHITTGVPSPLIGPNIEELGTRFPDMSEVYSRRIIQVIKNCAEECGIKTQEGVYVQFTGPNYETPAEVRLARIWGGDAVGMSTACEAMAAKHMGLEVCGISCITNMAAGISKTPLNHKEVQEIADRVSKQFAELVTKVILSF from the coding sequence ATGAATGCTATGTATAAAAAATTACAGTCATGCTTAAAAAGCATAAGAGAAAAAACAGATTTTGTTCCGGAAGTCGGACTTGTACTCGGCTCTGGCCTTGGTGACTACGCTGACAGCATAAAGCAGGTCGCTTCGGTGGAATATAAGGACATAGAAGGATTCCCTGTATCAACTGTAAAGGGTCACAAGGGAAGATTCGTTTTCGGATATGTCGGAGAAGTCCCTGTAGTGATCATGCAGGGAAGGGTGCACTACTACGAAGGCTATGCGATGACTGATGTTGTGCTTCCGGTAAGACTCATGGGAATGATGGGAGCGAAAAAGATCTTTCTGACAAACGCTGCAGGCGGTGTGAATGAGAATTTTCACGCGGGTGATTTCATGATAATCACTGATCATATTACCACAGGTGTACCAAGTCCTCTTATCGGTCCTAATATCGAAGAACTCGGAACAAGATTCCCTGATATGAGCGAGGTCTACAGCCGCAGGATCATACAGGTGATAAAAAACTGTGCCGAGGAATGCGGAATAAAAACACAGGAAGGCGTGTACGTACAGTTTACCGGACCAAACTATGAAACACCTGCTGAGGTGCGTCTAGCCCGAATATGGGGCGGCGATGCCGTAGGAATGAGTACTGCATGTGAAGCGATGGCAGCAAAGCACATGGGACTGGAAGTGTGCGGAATTTCGTGTATTACCAACATGGCAGCCGGAATATCAAAAACACCGCTCAACCATAAGGAAGTACAGGAAATTGCAGACCGTGTGTCAAAACAGTTTGCAGAACTTGTAACAAAAGTAATACTCAGTTTCTGA
- a CDS encoding 3-deoxy-7-phosphoheptulonate synthase translates to MGMNFSRKLPIPKEIKEQFPIDAKVVSVKENKDKELRDIFTGASDKFVLIIGPCSADNEDSVIDYVTRLAKVQEQVKDKIMIVPRIYTNKPRTTGEGYMGMVHQPDPEKKEDLIGGIISVRKLHARAVNESGLICADEMLYPENGRYLDDILGYCAIGARSVEDQQHRLVASGLTIPVGMKNPTSGDISVMLNSIKAAQVPHTFIYRGWDVTTTGNDTAHAILRGYVDSDGKSHANYHYEDMIQLFDMYQQRNLLNPALIVDTNHANSGKKPLEQIRIAKEILHSCRHSDDIKSMVKGLMIESYIEDGAQKIGEGVYGKSITDPCLGWEKSERLILDLADLL, encoded by the coding sequence ATGGGCATGAATTTCAGCCGCAAGCTGCCGATCCCGAAGGAGATCAAGGAACAGTTCCCGATCGATGCAAAGGTCGTCAGCGTCAAGGAAAATAAAGATAAGGAATTAAGGGATATTTTCACAGGGGCATCTGACAAATTTGTTCTTATAATAGGACCGTGCTCTGCTGACAATGAGGATTCAGTGATCGATTATGTCACAAGACTTGCAAAGGTACAGGAGCAGGTAAAGGACAAGATCATGATCGTTCCGAGAATATACACAAACAAGCCGAGAACAACAGGCGAGGGCTACATGGGAATGGTTCACCAGCCGGATCCGGAAAAGAAGGAAGACCTTATCGGAGGTATTATCTCAGTAAGAAAACTTCACGCAAGAGCTGTAAACGAATCAGGTCTTATATGTGCTGACGAAATGCTCTATCCGGAAAACGGCAGATATCTTGATGATATTCTCGGTTACTGTGCGATCGGTGCGCGTTCAGTTGAGGATCAGCAGCACAGACTTGTTGCCAGCGGCCTTACTATTCCTGTAGGAATGAAGAACCCGACAAGCGGTGACATTTCAGTAATGCTCAATTCCATCAAGGCAGCTCAGGTGCCGCATACATTTATCTACAGAGGCTGGGATGTAACGACAACAGGCAATGACACAGCTCATGCCATCCTCAGAGGATATGTTGACAGCGACGGAAAGTCACACGCCAACTACCACTACGAAGATATGATCCAGCTTTTCGATATGTACCAGCAGAGAAATCTTCTCAACCCTGCTCTTATCGTAGATACAAACCACGCAAATTCAGGAAAGAAGCCTCTTGAACAGATACGTATAGCCAAGGAGATACTCCACAGCTGCAGACATTCCGATGACATAAAGAGCATGGTAAAGGGACTTATGATCGAAAGCTATATTGAAGACGGTGCCCAGAAGATAGGTGAGGGCGTTTACGGAAAGTCCATCACAGACCCGTGCCTCGGCTGGGAAAAGTCTGAAAGACTCATCCTCGACCTTGCAGATCTTCTTTGA
- a CDS encoding phosphopentomutase translates to MKKYKRIFTVVIDSLGAGAMPDAERFGDSGTDTLGHIAQSVSSFKIPELQKLGLANLHSIDKVSPVGAPAGKFAYLYEASNGKDTMTGHWEMMGLKITTPFKTFTDTGFPEELIKELEKRTGHKVIGNKSASGTVILDELGEEEISTGHMIVYTSADSVLQICGNEETFGLDELYRCCEIARELTMKDEWKVGRVIARPYVGKKKGEFVRTSNRHDYALKPFGKTALDVLKENGFDVISVGKISDIFDGEGITESNKSKSSVHGMEQTIEIAGRDFTGLCFVNLVDFDALWGHRRNPVGYAEELERFDVKLGELLKVLRDDDLLIITADHGNDPTHTGTDHTREKVPFIAYSPSMKQGGRIDDQNCFAVIGASILDNFGLKMPEGTIGASILDKIRKE, encoded by the coding sequence ATTTTTACAGTTGTCATCGATTCACTCGGCGCAGGAGCCATGCCTGATGCTGAAAGATTCGGCGACAGCGGGACTGATACGCTGGGACATATCGCACAGTCGGTAAGCAGCTTTAAGATCCCGGAACTTCAGAAACTTGGTCTTGCCAATCTTCACAGTATCGATAAGGTAAGTCCTGTCGGTGCACCTGCAGGAAAATTTGCATACCTGTACGAAGCAAGCAACGGAAAGGATACCATGACAGGCCACTGGGAGATGATGGGGCTTAAGATCACAACTCCGTTTAAAACATTTACCGATACAGGATTCCCTGAAGAGCTTATAAAAGAACTGGAAAAGCGTACTGGTCATAAGGTGATCGGAAACAAAAGCGCCAGCGGTACGGTCATTCTCGATGAGCTCGGTGAGGAGGAGATAAGTACCGGGCACATGATAGTCTACACCTCAGCGGACTCAGTTCTTCAGATCTGCGGCAATGAGGAAACGTTCGGTCTTGATGAGCTTTACCGCTGCTGTGAGATAGCAAGGGAACTTACCATGAAGGATGAATGGAAGGTGGGCAGAGTAATCGCCAGACCGTATGTCGGAAAGAAAAAAGGTGAGTTTGTCCGTACGAGCAACCGTCACGACTACGCGCTGAAACCATTCGGAAAAACTGCTCTTGATGTACTTAAGGAAAACGGCTTTGACGTTATTTCAGTAGGAAAGATATCTGACATTTTCGACGGAGAGGGAATAACAGAGTCAAACAAGTCAAAGAGCTCAGTCCACGGAATGGAACAGACCATTGAGATAGCAGGAAGAGATTTTACCGGACTCTGCTTTGTAAATCTCGTTGACTTCGACGCACTGTGGGGACACAGAAGAAATCCGGTCGGCTACGCCGAAGAACTGGAACGCTTCGACGTAAAGCTTGGCGAGCTTCTGAAAGTGCTTCGCGATGATGATCTGCTTATTATCACCGCTGACCACGGAAATGATCCAACCCACACGGGAACAGATCATACAAGGGAAAAGGTCCCGTTTATCGCCTATTCGCCGTCAATGAAGCAGGGCGGCAGGATAGATGACCAGAACTGCTTTGCAGTCATCGGAGCATCAATACTCGACAACTTCGGCCTTAAAATGCCGGAAGGAACGATCGGTGCCTCCATTCTTGACAAAATCAGAAAGGAATGA
- a CDS encoding [Fe-Fe] hydrogenase large subunit C-terminal domain-containing protein: MEIIKVNPQKCIACNACIRICPAPEACVPSTTPEGKNYVGINSANCISCGECIRHCPHDARYYEDDYEDFIEDMYSKKGKVSLLVDPSIRVAFPDVWQDVLKWFYIQGIRKIYDVSFGADIATWAQLRSVSSGKIKKYISSSCSSVVSYAEKHDHSLLEKLSPVYSPAICMALYAKFKLKDTSEFAYLGPCPGRKAEFESTKLIQYNVTFKRMKEYFAKRQITFSSTGQGFSFEFTHRQGLMGALYCKPKGLKENLHEYQPDINISNCDGISKVYSNLNKYNALAAKDYIPDVYEVLSCDEGCNGGIGIEINGEIPAPAVISRVMDVTRKDAVKRQNGIFNLNKGDKLFKEFDRELKLETFLRKYEPQRNTLRTPTLPDLNNIYNSMFKFTDADRNINCQACGCKTCKEMAIAVFHGTNIKENCVYYSRNIGGNDSAAVAEIRNTLDAVEKIIRENMPSLNDQVAVIRKEAVSIYSNNDKTAEAAKTINKVITQMIDACNNPKGVSRETISEIAGTLELIRKIIVNLDKFVTKNSESGYTIDKCVSSIDEISTSIQNTVNNVTHQNR, translated from the coding sequence ATGGAAATTATCAAAGTAAATCCGCAAAAATGCATCGCGTGCAATGCTTGTATCAGAATTTGTCCTGCACCAGAAGCTTGTGTTCCAAGTACAACTCCGGAAGGCAAAAACTATGTAGGTATCAATTCTGCCAATTGCATCAGCTGCGGTGAATGTATCAGACACTGCCCGCACGACGCAAGATACTACGAAGACGACTATGAAGACTTTATTGAAGACATGTACAGTAAAAAGGGAAAGGTTTCCCTTCTTGTTGATCCTTCTATAAGAGTAGCTTTTCCTGACGTATGGCAGGATGTTCTCAAATGGTTCTATATTCAGGGCATAAGAAAAATCTATGATGTTTCTTTCGGCGCCGACATAGCAACATGGGCGCAGCTTCGTTCAGTAAGCAGCGGAAAAATCAAGAAGTATATTTCATCCTCATGTTCTTCAGTTGTCAGCTACGCTGAAAAGCATGACCATTCACTTCTTGAAAAGCTCTCACCTGTTTACAGCCCTGCAATATGCATGGCTCTGTATGCAAAGTTCAAGCTGAAGGACACTTCAGAATTCGCTTATCTCGGTCCATGTCCCGGCCGCAAGGCTGAATTCGAGTCCACAAAGCTTATTCAGTACAATGTTACATTCAAGAGAATGAAAGAATACTTTGCAAAACGACAGATCACATTTTCAAGCACAGGCCAGGGCTTCAGCTTTGAATTCACACACAGACAGGGTCTCATGGGTGCTCTTTACTGCAAGCCGAAAGGACTTAAGGAGAACCTTCACGAATACCAGCCTGACATCAACATTTCAAACTGTGACGGAATTTCAAAGGTTTACAGCAACCTTAACAAATACAACGCTCTTGCAGCAAAGGACTACATTCCTGATGTTTATGAAGTTCTCAGCTGTGACGAAGGATGCAACGGCGGTATCGGTATAGAAATTAACGGTGAAATTCCTGCTCCGGCAGTTATTTCAAGGGTAATGGATGTAACAAGAAAAGATGCTGTCAAGAGACAGAACGGTATTTTTAACCTCAACAAAGGTGACAAGCTGTTCAAGGAATTCGACAGAGAACTTAAACTTGAAACATTCCTCAGGAAATACGAGCCGCAGAGAAACACTCTCCGCACTCCGACACTTCCTGACCTCAACAACATATACAATTCCATGTTCAAGTTCACAGATGCAGACAGAAATATCAACTGCCAGGCCTGCGGATGCAAGACATGCAAGGAAATGGCTATCGCTGTTTTCCACGGTACAAACATTAAGGAAAACTGTGTTTACTATTCAAGAAACATCGGCGGAAACGACTCAGCTGCTGTTGCCGAGATCAGAAACACCCTCGATGCAGTCGAAAAGATCATAAGAGAGAACATGCCGTCACTCAACGATCAGGTCGCTGTTATCAGAAAAGAAGCTGTTTCGATCTACTCAAACAACGACAAGACAGCCGAAGCTGCAAAGACCATCAACAAGGTAATTACCCAGATGATCGATGCCTGCAACAATCCGAAGGGCGTTTCAAGAGAAACTATCTCAGAGATCGCAGGTACTCTTGAACTCATCAGAAAGATAATTGTAAACCTCGACAAGTTCGTTACCAAAAACTCTGAATCCGGTTACACGATCGACAAATGTGTATCATCCATTGACGAGATATCAACCAGTATTCAGAACACTGTGAACAATGTTACTCACCAGAACAGATAA
- a CDS encoding PASTA domain-containing protein, producing MVQILKPARKTFTSPEPRENISVNTNPEKISDFKPEAHAPVRSETLDFGSPFERMVKENALKDAQANPDFGSPFERMAKENALSQAKNGFQTTVTPPPFNSFQPNDFTMNKPGAAPVPEQKTVAPPPIIPDIPSGFTDPFAPHPAAPAQTAAPVPEKPEAPKNASPIASFDPASLSMFDPYKMNNGDAAGSHSAYEALDPDPLDAKPVSISSFNERLSLLIEETSQPIGAVSGSDAKPSPEEKATENTTPEKHRDYDPTVNIARNVTMRNASDDPDANPITYMEYTKSTDRNKFSAFDFTVPESKPETEPVNNTEENDVREKIRKEEARKALDESVDSILDFTAKKSSAEAQPDKHEQNAKPEISKEAEAPAADPAKQAEQKQETVSEQEVKAEPEIKPEPAPEPEPVKEKIINYVGQEKKAAVQMIKFKGLVPEIEYADSDKDFGFVISQSIPADTEVLPGSVIKLTVSAGSWSEWEENPMPVSPNNFLIETKTEYRKRIRTRTTDKRDTTDTSEYEGYTLTGTDQKFSEWEVDQYYTAEAIPPGPTCEIVRVASGFKYAGWFNPANMNGMSFSSPDVANFFNTNLNGVNWIYEEIISEQNIKPDVKNWKLVTDNMTSTPAGDPMISNIFFSAHVVDGKSYAMKFGSTETEWYIYKRRNLLETIYHFEKEIVSDWGEWTEWSETPLTESEDCQVEKKVLTRSRRKIPNN from the coding sequence GTGGTGCAAATCTTAAAACCGGCGAGAAAAACTTTTACATCACCGGAACCGAGAGAAAATATATCAGTAAATACAAACCCGGAAAAGATCAGTGATTTCAAACCGGAAGCACATGCTCCGGTACGTTCCGAAACACTTGATTTCGGTTCACCTTTTGAGAGAATGGTGAAGGAAAATGCATTAAAGGATGCTCAGGCAAATCCTGATTTCGGTTCCCCTTTCGAAAGAATGGCAAAGGAAAATGCATTAAGCCAGGCAAAAAACGGTTTCCAGACCACTGTAACACCTCCGCCGTTTAATTCCTTCCAGCCTAATGATTTTACTATGAACAAACCGGGCGCAGCGCCTGTACCTGAACAGAAAACAGTTGCACCGCCGCCTATCATCCCTGATATACCTTCAGGTTTTACCGATCCTTTTGCTCCGCATCCGGCAGCACCGGCCCAGACTGCTGCTCCGGTCCCTGAAAAGCCGGAAGCTCCGAAAAACGCTTCGCCTATCGCTTCATTTGATCCGGCTTCGCTTTCAATGTTTGACCCTTATAAAATGAACAACGGCGATGCAGCCGGCAGCCATTCAGCCTATGAAGCTCTTGACCCTGACCCGCTGGATGCAAAGCCTGTTTCAATATCATCTTTCAACGAAAGACTCTCTCTTCTCATCGAAGAAACTTCGCAGCCGATCGGTGCGGTATCAGGCAGCGACGCAAAACCTTCACCGGAAGAAAAAGCCACTGAAAACACCACACCGGAAAAACACAGAGACTATGATCCTACAGTTAACATAGCACGAAATGTAACCATGAGAAATGCTTCAGATGACCCTGATGCAAACCCAATAACCTACATGGAATACACCAAGAGCACAGACAGGAACAAATTCTCTGCATTTGATTTTACAGTTCCGGAATCAAAACCTGAAACTGAACCGGTAAACAATACTGAAGAAAACGACGTCCGTGAAAAAATCAGAAAGGAAGAAGCCAGAAAGGCTCTTGACGAATCAGTTGATTCAATACTTGATTTCACTGCAAAGAAATCATCAGCTGAAGCACAGCCGGACAAGCATGAACAGAATGCAAAACCGGAAATCAGCAAAGAAGCTGAAGCTCCAGCTGCCGATCCTGCAAAACAGGCTGAACAGAAGCAGGAAACCGTATCTGAACAGGAAGTTAAGGCCGAACCGGAAATCAAGCCGGAACCTGCACCTGAACCAGAGCCTGTAAAGGAAAAGATCATTAACTATGTTGGTCAGGAAAAGAAAGCAGCTGTCCAGATGATCAAATTCAAGGGTCTTGTTCCTGAAATAGAATATGCAGACAGCGACAAGGATTTCGGCTTTGTAATTTCACAGAGCATTCCTGCCGATACGGAAGTGCTTCCGGGATCTGTCATCAAGCTGACAGTAAGCGCCGGCAGCTGGTCTGAATGGGAAGAAAATCCTATGCCGGTATCACCGAACAACTTCCTTATCGAGACTAAGACCGAATACAGAAAAAGGATCAGAACACGCACAACTGACAAGCGTGATACAACAGATACAAGCGAATACGAAGGCTACACACTCACCGGTACTGATCAGAAATTCTCAGAATGGGAAGTGGATCAGTACTACACAGCAGAGGCTATACCACCGGGACCAACATGTGAAATAGTTCGTGTTGCAAGCGGCTTCAAATATGCAGGATGGTTCAATCCGGCGAACATGAACGGTATGTCATTCTCAAGTCCTGATGTAGCAAACTTCTTCAATACAAATCTAAACGGTGTAAACTGGATCTATGAAGAGATCATTTCAGAACAGAACATAAAGCCGGACGTTAAGAACTGGAAACTTGTTACTGATAACATGACCTCAACACCTGCCGGCGATCCGATGATAAGCAATATATTCTTCAGCGCACACGTTGTTGACGGCAAATCATACGCAATGAAGTTCGGTTCAACAGAAACTGAATGGTACATTTACAAGAGAAGAAATCTTCTTGAAACAATATATCACTTTGAAAAGGAGATCGTTTCCGACTGGGGCGAGTGGACAGAATGGTCTGAAACACCGCTTACAGAATCAGAAGACTGTCAGGTAGAAAAGAAAGTTCTTACCCGTTCAAGAAGAAAGATTCCGAATAATTAA